The Branchiostoma lanceolatum isolate klBraLanc5 chromosome 3, klBraLanc5.hap2, whole genome shotgun sequence DNA segment TATGTGGCAAAAAGAATGATAATACATGTGCAATATAGTACACAAGATTCTCTATAAATCTGTGGCAAATTGTATTTGTATACATACAAGTGTATTCATATATGTAAGGTTATGCATGTACTTCTGTGATACAAAAGATTATAACCAATATAAAAAGCAAATGAAGCTCATCTACATGGTATCGACATGGGAAAGTAAACAttaaatgttgtacatgtacaatgtatatgttagAACATGTACGTACAATTGCTTCAAGCTAATTATTTGCTAATCATTGCAAAAAGCACAACATTTTGCCCTTTACATGTTTCCACACATAAATATGCCAGAGAATTAAAAAATTGTGGACGTCTGTGTTAGCTGGTATACAATTGTTACTTGCATTGAGAAAAAAGAGAGCAGATGTATTGATTTTGAAGTAACAACAAAGTGGCATCTTTTTTCGAATAAATTTTAACCACCTAGTAACATTTTAGCACCTGAAACAATTTTTGGCAGAGGTTAGACAAATAAAAGCTACACAGATAAATATTCCTCCATTTTCTTCTTGATTTCAACCATCTTACTATTAGGCACAAGCATAACCGTCCGGAAAGGTTTTGTGGCAGTGTCACCAAACTTCCACTTGCCGCTGAAGCCTGAGTCACTCTCCTCTATCACAGGATAGCTAAAAGATGTGTGAGCCTCCTGAAAATAGAGAAAATATGTTGTGCTTCTGATTcttctgatacatgtacatgtattcgagacatacaaatatttcatacaGTGCTATCATAATAGTAGAACTCTAAAGATGTCTGTCTTCCTGAAAAAATTCTGCACAACCCTTCCTTCTACAGAATATTAGTAAAGGCctttaaatcaaaatacatgtaaaagatgtGTGGACTATGTAGACTGCTCTAATCCTAATGCAGCAAGGAGTGAATGAGatgtacacaaacatacaacagaACAATGTGTATTGACTGTTGATTCTCCAAACTCCGAATGAAACATAACCACCTAGGAGCCAAGTACGCATCTGCAGGAGAAAAATGGCGGGAGATCTAACAATTAGGGTGTTGAATCCCAGATTTCAGCACTGTTTTCTGTTGCTTTCCCACCTGGTGAAAGAACTCCTCCTCTGCATTGGTAAAGAGGACCTCTTCTCTCTGTTCCTGAGGCTGGGATGACTTTTTCCCCTTCTTCCCTCCTTCTGTTTTGACCTCTGTGTATGTCTTACTGATCAGTAGTATGTAGTCAAAGGCATACTGCATCTCCATAATCTGGGCTTGCTGCAGGTCTTTGCTGAAGATTAAAAATTAAAGGTACATTTCAGGTTGGTTCCTGGACTATAAAGAGTTAGTGCAGCATATAAAAACAGGATATGATCCAAATCATTTAACGTTTCAAGCATGCTGAAAATATATCTGAAGCCAATATAAGCCTCAGATCTGTATATTCAACTAAACCGTGTTACAAATTCTAGTAACATAAAAGATCCCATCAATTTGGactgcacttttcaaaacctttgTCAAAGTTTCTGACACAGAACTTTTAGACTGTCCATGATGTGGTGGTACTCAACGACTGACTACAGTACTACAATGCATGTCCACAAAACACAATTACATCAAGAGTTTAACAGGAATGGCACATCATCACTTACTTCAAACTCTCATACATAGGCAATGCCAGCTGTGGGGGCAGGTTTATAAACCTTTCACACATCAGGAAACCAACGCGATGCCTGTCATTTTCCAGAATATTGGTCAATTCCTCGTAGGTATTCTTTGGTGCACACTCCTTACACCTTTCCAGGACCAGCTCTTTGAGGGCTTGCAGACAAGGCTTGTCCTAAAGAGTGAAAAAGTGATactcagttgttgtttttcttgtcatAATTTTTGTATGACTTATAGTTACTGCTGTCGTAGATATGTTATAAATGATGtaacgtggggtcccataacttcgacagtaccataacttcgaactagttttgctttgtcttattatgcagaagagagacATGTCTGTTTCTATCCAATGTGCTGAATAAAAACGCAgagaacccaagttcatgcatatagCTGTCGTCTGAAGGAAATAcggatttgtgtacagttaactGATTTTTGCGCCACCAGGAAAATTTGGCTACAAACAATGGCTACGTTCGACGCAAGTTCATTGCGTAATGGCAACTTTTACATAAAGAACAGTCAACAATCGGCACGCAAACTTTATTGTtttacacatgaggcataaagctatacaaaacacacaaaaaacgtaggtgtttgttagtttatgtcgcgattaaacttgtcttaaataacaaaataaccgcggcttcgaacgccctcccccctttacgtcacggccatTCCGTTAACCACGATTCGAATGTGATGCTACAGTGTTGACGTTTCACGGTCCCCCTGTCTAAATCACGTACGAGCTAGTGAGGCTCCAAAACCGCAAATCTTATTAATCTAGCTTGAAACACGTcagataaacttgcatttgataagttcccgtCGGCAGGCTTGCACATGGTTCCACCAGCAAACgcattgatgttgcaaacatGTAACCTAACCCTGCATgtaaattgaaattgacaggCCGCTGGCTTTGATGTAGGCGGCACGGGTCGGTGATCTCTGAATGCATAAACACGAAGTTCATTGAATGTAAATGGCgatttctcattgcttgctCAAAACAAAAATCTAGAAAATGTCACAATTTCAGTTTCCGGTGTAACAATTCTTCCCCGGCAGTTTGCGACGTACTTGTGAcacatttgtggcatttgtGAGTTCATGTTACGGGaccatttgtatgaaatgaagtaTATACTCTCATTACCATACCAAAGAACGGGTCGTCAACGTTGACCATGCTTGGAACGCAACAAGCGGCGTAAACAGTCGCTAAGTCACAGCGCGCCCCGCATCGGTGGCAACTTACGCACGGTGAAAAAAAATTTACCACAGGGAAGCTGAAGTTAGTTGACACAAAATTATTCTGTCTGTTTACTGAAAATCGTGCCGACAAATTAAGGAGAGACAAAGGTATTTGTATGTCGAAGTTACGGTACCCTGATTAGAATGGAACGATGTGGAAcgctatattcataacaacatttttctggttttaccgactGAGATTATAGTGTGAATCGTGCATGGACGGTGTAAAATTAACTCGACAACGGAAAATCCTTAAACACCGccactctaatttatcattcgtcaaaacgcaacacttttcagacaaccgacactggtgcaatgcgatgtcgaactcgtaaatttacgtttgaagttatgggaccccacgttatatgtgataaatcattttcacCTTCCTATCTGTGATGTTGACAATTGTGATGAACCCAAATATCTCTTCTTCCCCATCATCACTGTCACTGTCCTCTGGGACCTCATCTTGCTGGAAGAGACAAATTGGAAACAAAAACTAGGACAAAGAAAGTATGATAATACAGAAGAAAGTTAAAGCACAAAATTACACACATATTCCTGTTCTTCCTCTTCAGTTGCCAAGAGCAATTGAATAGCCTATGACATTTTTTATCATGCTAAGCTGCAATATCACACATTTCATGGCACAGTAGAATCTGCCTAATTGCACCACCTATTTGTCaacgtttttggtgcaattatctggCGTTTATCcggggtgcaattaagtggcttcatCTGTAGCTTGAGAAACCTACCTTGATGACACAGCCAATGTAATTCTGGGACAGAATGATGTCTGTAAGTTCTGACAGGTTCACATGGGACTTCAGGAACAGCTGGAACACATAGAGATCAAGTCAGCAAAACTGAATTTGCAGAATTAAGAAATATCCAACAGGTATTTTGTTATAagttctaactacatgtacatacctgtcCTAGCAGTCTCTTGATTCCATGGAAGTCACTGTCACAGGCAGTTCTGGCCTCAAAGTCAACCTGCACCTGCAAAAACAAGAACATCTAATTGATTTACAAGAATGTAACAGTATTCTGTCTCAacattaacgttatatctaaCTGAGACATTTTCATGCTACTGCGCACCATTGCTGCACATACAAAAGACGAATTTCATTTCGTTCACATACTGGTATTTATAAAAGTAAGAACAATTTTCTCCTGGGCACATTTGCATTTTACCTTTCAGCATAATGCCGGTGCGAAATTACTTTGAGTCCCGTGTCATCTGCCTGCTGCTGAATTGACTTCTTTAGTTGACATCTTCAGActttataataataattattgGGAGTTAGGCAAGTCTAATcataccccccccccttaaTAGTGACACCCAACTTGAGTGGTTCAAACGAAACAAAGGAGAAAGAAAAAGCATGTGTCGTAAAAGTCGAAAAATGAGACATTTCTATCATATTAGCATGCACACCTTAATTTGGTATACCCCCCTTCCTATGTAACAAACACATGTGCATGTGGTGGCATgttatatcaggtgtatttgcagccagtgccacaggcaggtacctagcctctaccaggctccgccggatggctggaaaaatagtagaaattggccgtacagagtgaatagtgtgccaagggagttagctacggagggagtacattctgccatcgaccgtcgatggcagaatgtactccctccgtagctaactcccttggcacactattcactctgtacggccaatttctactatttttccagccatccggcggagcctggtagaggctagcaggtacccaatgtgtagggtaatgaggctgtttaacgtgttcgaggcacctcctcgagcacgggacccccgttttacgtccctcccggaagacgatttcgtggaaagcttcgtgaggctacagcaatccggacgtccttggttggtcccccatccaagcactgtccggaccgcgcgttgcttaacttccgagatcgagggatcgggtgtatccaacgcgccacgcggccgtagctccCGTATGTCGCCCTCCCCACACCTGTCCCTACCTCCTGCGCCACGTCCATGTCGCTTCCTTCACTCTCCTCGCTTCCTGAGTACATGTCCTCCTCTGAGTCGTCCTCCTGGCCGTCCCCGTCTTCCCGAGGACCTCCTTTTCCTTTCATGTCTCCCGCAAACGCACGTTTCTTCGGTGCAGCCGCCATGATGCTGGTGTAAGGTTATCAGTTACTTCCACTCCTCTGAAACGGGGGTGTCAATAACTATTCTTTTCctataaaaacacaaaatctCTACTACTGTATAACGTATGAATTGTTGCACAATATACAAAAATAGTATTTTAAGTTGGTAGAATACTATTAACGCAATCTATTACTTCTAGATTATTATTGATGTGTAAACTAGATCACCCACTAACGAGTGGTTTATTCGAAAGGTCAATCTAGCTTGTAGTCAACTGTGAGCGAGTATGGTGGTACAACATGTGGTATGTGCCGTTCTGATCATGAAGTTTAACATgactgaatacatgtatactaaaaCATTCACACATTGACCAGTTGAGCTTTTGTTTAAGTTTCACAGTTCTATATCATTCCGTTGCCACATCTTCATATTTGAATATCTGTGTCTAAATCAGGGAGTTCTAAAACTTCACAACTTGCTAGTGGAGGGTCAGATCACTGATGTCCTTTCTTATGATTTTCCTTCCCTCTCTTTTTATTGGGACCACTTCTCATCATCTGTGTTTCACTGGAATCCTGTGTGCTAATTGTCCTTGGTACATGGATGTCATGTTGGCATGGAATGGGTTATTCCAAAATCAAAAGCTATgtttagatttgaaaaaaagaagattggTGAATGGTGATATCAAAATTCTTCTTGGGTGTCGCAGGGTCATTTGGGGGTATtcctaagttgaagttgaagtaatATTTTCCACAGTgatgataattgtaaatccatcaTTTTAAAACATCAACTTCCACAGAacttagcctgaattcaatcaagcctcctgtaaccgcctcgcggggaggggagagaaacccccggacagctggagtttgcattatacagactacaCAGAACTCtgtttgtctcttttttttccCCCAGTGTTTGTCCTGTCAGATGTTCCAGACACACGTGCAATAGGAGTTGTAAGGATGGGGATCCTCCTGCTGCGGGAACCCCGGGAGGGGAGGGGAACTGACCCTTATGAACAGGTGACTGGGATGTTTAACTTTCTGTCATAGCAGTGAATAAGCGTGTTCATGGatccaactgcacatgcgcaggtcaacggtgaaggcccctgagacataaacaaaacgtgtggacattgttatgcaaactCGACAGATGGAggctatacatgtatcatatatcTGGATAAAGCATGGTGGAGTCACAAGAACTGTTTTCAATTCaggggacttcacctttgacctgcacaCGTGCAGTTGGATTTGTGAGCATATTTATTGGAAGATGCCCTGACCACATTGGCCTTCACAATGGGATCCAGTATTTATGCTCATCATCTATTAACATTGCAGGTGCTTATTATTGTGATACATTGTTTACAATATATGTTACAAGTATTCTGTGGTATGAAACTTTAGTAAAAGATTACTGCTAACTGTATATTTTATTTGTTACCCAATGTaatgtgtaatacatgtaacgttattggTATCAATTGTCACGTAAAGGATGTATGCATGAGCATTTtgatattcatgattttttctgtgtgtacaaaacaaaacttctAATTTACCTATTAAGATTTTCATTTGGATGATTGTGATATGCACAAATATGGAGAGAAGACTTGTGTAATGTTGAAAATTCCATTTTATTCACCTTGAGGCTTGATTTTTTGCACcttgaaaaaattacaaatgaAGACATTGTCCTTGTGGTGCCCATCTTTGATTCTTATACCTGTACTGATATCTTTATCCTCAGGAATTCTTATCAGCTGGTATGCAGGTAAAATCTATAGAAGTGCTAAGTTTCGAGTTTTGTAACCTTCCTGAGCTCAGAAGTCTCCTGAACAAGCCTGAGGAATTCTCAGGGATGGTCTTCACCAGTCAGAGGTCTGTGGAGGCTGTGAGGAGATGTCTGCAGGACGCTGAGGACGGTCAGTGTacaatcattatcattactagTAACCCTTCACTTCCTAAGAATATGCTCAGTATCCAGATGTCTTCCCTTGCTGGTAGAATTGGTAAATAAGGATTTTGAACAATCAAACTTGTCAACTCTTATTGTAATTGTAAAGTCTTGTGcaagtttgaaaatacatgCTACCTACTGTAACACTACTAACAGTGTCTTTGTTCATCTCTTGGAAagttttgatttcaaaattcCCTGCAGGTGAGAAAGTCATGTAGCCTTAAAGGTTTTAGGAAGTTGGATTTGTATTCATCAAGGGGTTAGGCAAGCAGGGAGGACATAAAtgaaacattgatttttttgtgattACAAGTGGTGTCATACAGTTAGGCAAAGTTGAAGAACCATACCTAGATTTGACATAGACCAGCCTCTGAACATGTTGCCTAACTTGTTATTCGTTGTCTGTAACAAGTTAGGGAGACCTAATCTGGAAGTTTTACTCAATGTGTTTGTGCCTGTATTATGACTCAGCAGATAACAAGTTAGGGAGACCTAATCTGGAAGTTTTACTCAATGTGTTTGTAACTGTATTATGACTCAGCAGAAATGACCTTACCTTGAGGCTGCTTTTTTCTTAAAGGTTATGGCGATTAAGGGTGCATATTTTATGATGAGTGCACTTTTGGCAGGAAACCAAACTATTGTTTGAACCCTGTTGTAACCTGGATCAGATCATCTTATTGGAGCATCAAATGGCTTTTCTGCATTCATAAGATATGGTATGTGATatgtacattgaatttcaaatCAACAGGCTTACAAAAAAGTAGGACTCATCATTAGAGACTTGTTAAGACCACTTCATATATCATGGCTCGAAATACCGgttgcatgtgcacctttgtgcacccaaaattggagctgtgtacctatTTTTTGACTGTGGGGTGCAcccagatatttttgtaggctataggttAGAGgcactataattgtacactggtatacaaaacattcttgaaatttaagtatctgAAAAAGTAATGTTATATGACCTTTGTTGTACATTGATTGATGTATtagttttttattttattactttaaaatgttgaagatagcgtcaattccaagtcactgagaaggttttcagatgatatttcttataagtttgaactattttagataaaagaataTTCAGTCAAAAGaattctaaattgttcaaacaattaaacatgaaaatttgaacatgtttgaactgatctatatatttttgaaagaatttgaaagaaattgcacaaatatctctttatttggAACATTttccaaacatctgtgtgattgtttcactgttccaacaatttgtaacatttccaaatggtagatttgggttattgcccccataaaagtaggtactgatcacactctattgtctgcctctgaaAATTCATAGATTTCTCTGCTGGACACTTGTGACTCTTTTGTGTTGAGTTGTATTGCATGGCACCTAGGGATAATTAGCTATACTTtgcagggatgtgtgaattggcctcttcccagcccactgacctaGTTATGTTTTCaggatgttggaacatgttggaacaaatgatgaatctataTTGCAACAGTTTTaatagaaactaatacaaataatgttttcaatgttagaaattttggATCAGTCAGTAGAAAATATTAAGaatatcaaataaatgttggaaattgttcttaacagttacttatgtcacttagattgttacaaaggttttgaaaatgttaaacaaaagccaacaaacacccacacagtaatgtggaatcgacaatacaatttttttcattctactTTTTTTGCACCCAAATTCTTACTGTGTATCTAAATTTTTAGGTTGGATGAACCAGTTTACCCAttaccaaaaatgaatttcaagccctgctgtATCTTGGTGTTTGCATACTTGTGGTAGAATATGAGTAACTCTGTATTGTTTAGGCACCATAGATATATGTCAGAATGCCAATGGTATAAATGTTTCCATTTCTCTTCTTTGCCTCAACTGCAAAACTGCCAGCAAAAGCAAAGACCAAATCAGTTGATGTTTAAATTTGTCCAATTGACATTATGGCATACTTGCTAGTATTAAAGCAAAGTCATAGTCATTATTGCCATAATTGATATGTCTACAACTTTGTTTACCTTTGATCACCTTACAACTTCAAGATTTTGTCATAATGCTatcgttgtttgtttttttcaatagagGAACAAAGCTTGCCAGGAGACTGGATCTGCAAGAGTACATTTGTAGTGGGCActgcaacagcagcagcaggtgATTCTAAACAAGTCTATTGGGATTCATTAAGTACATGATTGTTACCaacaattttttattttatcacaCGATCAActgatctacatgtaagttggtCAGTTTGGTATTGGCTAAAGCAGTTTACCTGGTAGCCACATCCAATCTCTGCTCATGCAGTTTTGTTTGACTGCTGGAAAGAAGTGCAGCTGCACTGCCAACTTGACCTTGGGTCTCTTTGTTGGCCCCAGCTGACCTTGGCGGAATGTCTTTTATCATGGCAAGGCAACTGTTCCTTCTGGAGTTTCAGCATGAATAGCTGAAGTGCCTCCATCTTCTGGAGAACCCACAGGATGTTTCCCAGTCTCCCTAGTTTTGGCATAGGCTCAAGTGTAACTTCAACTCACTTCAAAAATGGGTTCCAAGTGGATATGCCAGTCTCATCCCCCATCAACAAGCAGGGGCAATTATAAGAAGCCTTTGGCATTTTCCAAGAAAGTGGtatgaaaagtacatgtactgaaatTATATCACCGTAATGAGTGTTGTCTTGGCAATCATCAATTTAGATCCATTCCAAGTTGATCTAATGAAACTTGGTCCCTGGTCAGTATAAGTCGTAGTAATGCTGTGGGGAAGTAGTGTATATATCCATCTGTTATATCGGCTTGTACAGGTTGTCAGCAGGTGTATATATGAGGtctataaattttgaaaagtCTAGAGGATGATGGCTAGTGATGAAGTCATCTGTACATCTTTGCCTTTAGAGCAAATTGAGCACAACCAAACTTTAGAATTATAGCATCTTTGCCAATGGATAGAAATTTGACAAGCTATTGTTACACATAACACAGCAACAGGTGCAACTGATTTGGAATGATTGTCATAATATCCCAGCTTACCATACCTTACCAGGTTGATTGATTCAGCATCTGTGACAGGAGTGTTGCTCAGGGCTTCCTGACACCTGTAATAATCCTGACTTAATGAAGTGTTTCATCCTTGGCTAAAACTCATGACTTCCGATGGAGGTGGCGGAATGTTGATTACAACATATGAGTTATGTCCACGTGCGCTCTGTAAAGCATGAACGCGGTACAAAAGAGCACGCCGTGGAAAAACGTTGACCCTGCTGTGCGGTACGTGTCCCAGTCGTACAGCTTGTGGGTTATGTACATTTAGGcctcagtctgctactgacaaGTGCGTTTCCGCTCTTGAATGTCTGCCGCAGCGTATGAAATGCCATCTGCAACGTGCACATGAAACTGAACCCCCGGCGCTGTTGACACCTCCAATCAGCACCTTATTACGGCTGGAGGGGTCAGAATGTTATCAACATTATTGTTGAACACATGTCCTCATGATTCCGTGATGACTGGCAGGACTCCAGGTTCAGAGCAGTGGTATTCCAGGGGCCTTGTCAACCTGTTTGGCTCCTGTCACTGTAAGGTGTTAATGGGCAAATAGCTAT contains these protein-coding regions:
- the LOC136430824 gene encoding BRCA2 and CDKN1A-interacting protein-like; protein product: MAAAPKKRAFAGDMKGKGGPREDGDGQEDDSEEDMYSGSEESEGSDMDVAQEVQVDFEARTACDSDFHGIKRLLGQLFLKSHVNLSELTDIILSQNYIGCVIKQDEVPEDSDSDDGEEEIFGFITIVNITDRKDKPCLQALKELVLERCKECAPKNTYEELTNILENDRHRVGFLMCERFINLPPQLALPMYESLNKDLQQAQIMEMQYAFDYILLISKTYTEVKTEGGKKGKKSSQPQEQREEVLFTNAEEEFFHQEAHTSFSYPVIEESDSGFSGKWKFGDTATKPFRTVMLVPNSKMVEIKKKMEEYLSV